One genomic segment of Coffea arabica cultivar ET-39 chromosome 6e, Coffea Arabica ET-39 HiFi, whole genome shotgun sequence includes these proteins:
- the LOC113694842 gene encoding uncharacterized protein, which yields MAAASGSDLSSEMEVDAFRRLFPLNFHERHLLKSIRPDGRTLGKARDTIISLGAVTSANGSALTKIGCTTMLAAIKLEVMTPTVESPDDGCIAIDFHMPPICSPIVRPGRPAEAAPVVAKQLSDTILSSGMIDLKELSLVSGKAAWMAYLDIYCLDADGSLFDAALLSAVAAFSHLQIPVVSLNDEGRIVLISEDNGGGKLEKEPVNKEKRKLKLATIPFSLTCILHKNYILADPTAEEESIMETLVTVVLDSSSQLVSLYKPGGPVLAQTSAIQDCVALTRQRLKELQKILNEAISDMEVD from the exons ATGGCTGCTGCCAGTGGCTCTGATTTATCTTCAGAAATGGAGGTGGATGCTTTTAGACGTCTTTTCCCTCTGAATTTTCATGAGCGCCATCTGCTTAAATCTATTAGACCTGATGGCAGGACCCTTGGAAAAGCTAGAGATACAATCATATCCCTTG GAGCTGTTACATCGGCAAACGGATCTGCACTAACAAAGATAGGCTGTACG ACCATGTTGGCTGCCATTAAATTGGAGGTTATGACACCTACAGTGGAGTCACCAGATGACGGATGCATAG CTATAGATTTTCATATGCCCCCAATATGTTCTCCTATTGTTCGGCCTGGGAGGCCAGCAGAGGCCGCTCCAGTTGTGGCAAAGCAGTTATCTGACACTATTTTGAG TTCTGgcatgattgatttgaaagaatTGTCTTTGGTCAGTGGGAAAGCTGCTTGGATGGCTTACCTG GACATATATTGTTTGGATGCTGATGGGTCCCTTTTTGATGCTGCATTGCTTTCTGCAGTTGCTGCCTTTTCACATT TGCAAATTCCTGTAGTTTCTCTGAATGATGAGGGAAGGATTGTGCTTATTTCTGAGGATAATGGGGGAGGGAAGTTGGAGAAGGAGCCAGtcaataaagaaaaaaggaagctCAAGTTGGCTACAATACCATTTTCCTTAACTTGCATACTTCACAAGAATTACATCCTGGCAGATCCTACAGCAGAGGAAGAATCCATAATGGAGACACTTGTGACTGTGGTATTGGATTCCTCCAGTCAATTGGTTTCTCTTTACAAACCAGGTGGACCAGTTCTTGCCCAAACGTCAGCTATTCAG GATTGCGTTGCATTAACAAGACAGAGACTGAAGGAACTTCAAAAGATCTTAAATGAAGCAATTTCTGATATGGAGGTGGACTAA
- the LOC113695278 gene encoding dolichol-phosphate mannose synthase subunit 3-like produces the protein MKHILKILALLVAISACWIGLLQASVIPESYTWLLPLYFIVSLGCYGVLMVGVGLMQFPTCPQEALLLHQDILEAKDFLKNKGVDVGSN, from the exons ATGAAGCATATTCTGAAGATTCTGGCATTGCTAGTGGCTATTTCTGCCTGCTGGATTGGCCTTTTACAAGCGTCAGTAATTCCAGAGAGCTATACGTGGTTG TTGCCGCTCTATTTCATTGTCTCTCTAGGATGCTATGGCGTCTTAATGGTTGGAGTTGGCCTGATGCAATTTCCAACTTGTCCTCAAGAGGCACTTCTCTTACATCAG GATATCCTTGAAGCCAAGGACTTCCTGAAGAACAAAGGGGTAGATGTTGGTTCCAATTGA